In Streptomyces sp. SLBN-118, the following are encoded in one genomic region:
- a CDS encoding GntR family transcriptional regulator, giving the protein MPAAAPAAERVYTHIKQAVLDRSYEGGTLLTEGELADAVGVSRTPVREALLKLEVEGLIKLYPKKGALVLAVSAQEIADVVETRLLVEEHAARKAVPASAQLIARLEELLEQQKRQGEEGDLAAVAVTDRCFHAEIVRSCGNAILSRLYDQLRDRQLRMGVAVMHSHPDRIAKNVAEHSEILEALRAGDPDAAAALVHRHVGWFSNLARGEVR; this is encoded by the coding sequence ATGCCCGCCGCAGCACCAGCCGCCGAACGCGTCTACACCCACATCAAGCAAGCCGTCCTCGACCGCAGCTACGAAGGCGGAACGCTCCTCACCGAGGGCGAACTGGCCGACGCCGTAGGCGTATCGCGCACCCCCGTCCGTGAAGCGCTCCTCAAGCTGGAGGTCGAAGGGCTGATCAAGCTCTACCCGAAGAAGGGCGCCCTGGTCCTCGCCGTCTCCGCACAGGAGATCGCCGACGTGGTGGAGACCCGGCTGCTGGTCGAGGAGCACGCCGCCCGCAAGGCCGTACCGGCCTCTGCGCAGCTGATCGCCCGCCTTGAAGAGCTCCTCGAACAGCAGAAGCGACAGGGCGAGGAGGGCGACCTGGCCGCCGTCGCCGTCACCGACCGCTGTTTCCACGCCGAGATCGTGCGCAGCTGCGGCAACGCGATCCTCTCCCGCCTCTACGACCAACTCCGCGACCGGCAGCTGAGGATGGGCGTCGCGGTCATGCACTCCCACCCCGACCGGATCGCCAAGAACGTCGCCGAGCACAGCGAAATTCTTGAGGCCCTGCGCGCCGGAGACCCGGACGCCGCGGCCGCCCTCGTCCACCGCCACGTCGGCTGGTTCAGCAACCTGGCGCGGGGCGAGGTACGGTGA
- a CDS encoding maleylpyruvate isomerase family mycothiol-dependent enzyme yields MTVHPSLQTYADAWTHSIESIAELVQPLVEGEWNRATPCPSWSVRDVVSHVIGMECEMLGDPRPIHTLPRDLYHVQSEFARYMEMQVDVRRHHTAPEMTSELEYTIIRRARQLRNETRAPDTMVRAPLGAEQTLELAMRMRAFDTWAHEQDLRTALGRPGNLDSPGAYVARDCLLEALPKVVAKDAGAPANSAVVFDVHGPVEFLRTVRVDADGRGTVDGAPSLGPVVTLAMDWETYVRLACGRVRAAAVQDRVKVDGDAELGAAILREFAVTP; encoded by the coding sequence GTGACCGTCCATCCCAGCCTCCAGACCTACGCCGACGCCTGGACCCACTCCATCGAATCAATAGCCGAACTGGTGCAGCCACTCGTGGAAGGCGAGTGGAACCGAGCGACGCCGTGTCCGTCCTGGTCGGTCCGCGATGTCGTCTCGCACGTCATCGGCATGGAGTGCGAGATGCTCGGCGACCCCCGGCCGATCCATACGCTGCCACGTGATCTCTACCATGTGCAGAGCGAGTTCGCCCGCTACATGGAGATGCAGGTCGATGTGCGCCGGCACCACACGGCCCCGGAGATGACCTCGGAGCTGGAGTACACGATCATCCGGCGGGCCCGTCAGCTCCGCAATGAGACGCGCGCCCCCGACACGATGGTCCGTGCCCCGCTCGGCGCCGAGCAGACCCTTGAACTCGCCATGCGGATGCGTGCGTTCGACACGTGGGCGCACGAGCAGGATCTGCGGACGGCGCTCGGCAGGCCGGGCAACCTCGACTCCCCCGGCGCGTACGTCGCCCGGGACTGCCTGCTCGAAGCCCTTCCGAAGGTCGTGGCCAAGGACGCGGGTGCGCCCGCGAATTCGGCCGTCGTCTTCGATGTGCACGGTCCGGTGGAGTTCCTGCGGACGGTCCGGGTGGACGCGGACGGCCGCGGCACGGTCGACGGCGCGCCCTCGCTCGGGCCGGTGGTGACCCTCGCCATGGACTGGGAGACGTACGTCCGCCTGGCGTGCGGCCGGGTGCGGGCGGCCGCCGTGCAGGACCGGGTCAAGGTGGACGGTGACGCGGAGCTGGGCGCGGCGATTCTGCGGGAGTTCGCGGTCACGCCGTAG
- a CDS encoding IS1182 family transposase, producing MSMKPLVPGEVPAETVRVARAAFPRGSLAIRVRDELGVMFTDEQFSALFPVRGKRAWSPRRLALVMVLQFVENLTDRQAAEAVRARIDWKYALGLELTDPGFDHSVLCEFRDRLIGAEGGREVLDGVLAAAQERGLVAGGGRARTDSTHVLSAVRELNQLELVSECLRSALNAVARAEPDWLRARAVPDWFRHYATRADETRFPKDRTKRTQLYERIGTDGMHLLRLVWAADAPQGLRELTEAETLRQAWVQHFHLVEGEVRRRGPKDRPPGATRLASPYDIQARNGVKGETRWDGYKVHLTETCEPDTAHLITNVITTNGAVSDDRMAAAVHTGLAARDLLPEEHWVDAGYANAAALTAAHQNHGVALHGPLKSVTSAQSKGAAAFGQEAFTIDWDQQQAGCPSGHVSSVWREARSQHGAPVIRIQFSPRDCKPCPRQPECISAKPGSRRLARRELTLRPRAEHETLQQARALQQTDGWKDRYKIRAGVEGTISQGVTAHGLRRSRYRGLAKASLQHQLTAAAINIARIDAHLTGKPHAPTRISPLAALRPTG from the coding sequence GTGTCGATGAAGCCGCTGGTGCCGGGAGAAGTTCCGGCGGAGACGGTGCGGGTGGCGCGGGCGGCGTTCCCGAGGGGCAGTCTGGCGATCAGGGTTCGCGACGAGCTGGGCGTGATGTTCACGGACGAGCAGTTCTCGGCTCTGTTCCCGGTGCGGGGCAAACGTGCCTGGTCACCGAGGCGGCTGGCCCTGGTGATGGTGTTGCAGTTCGTGGAGAACCTCACCGACCGGCAAGCCGCCGAGGCGGTGCGGGCCCGGATCGACTGGAAATACGCGCTCGGGCTGGAACTGACTGACCCCGGCTTCGATCATTCAGTGCTCTGTGAGTTCCGGGACCGGCTGATCGGTGCCGAGGGCGGGCGCGAGGTCCTGGACGGCGTCCTGGCCGCGGCCCAGGAGCGGGGGCTGGTGGCCGGCGGCGGGAGAGCACGGACCGACTCGACCCATGTGCTGTCGGCGGTGCGTGAGTTGAACCAGCTGGAGCTGGTGTCCGAATGCCTGCGCTCAGCCCTCAACGCGGTGGCACGTGCGGAACCGGACTGGCTGCGGGCGCGGGCCGTGCCGGACTGGTTCAGGCACTACGCCACCCGCGCCGACGAGACACGGTTTCCCAAGGACCGCACGAAGCGCACGCAGCTCTACGAGCGGATCGGCACCGACGGCATGCATCTGCTGCGGCTGGTCTGGGCAGCCGACGCACCGCAGGGACTGCGGGAGCTGACTGAGGCGGAGACTCTGCGGCAGGCGTGGGTTCAGCACTTTCACCTCGTCGAGGGCGAGGTGAGGCGACGGGGCCCAAAAGACCGGCCGCCGGGTGCCACACGCCTGGCCAGCCCCTATGACATCCAGGCCCGCAACGGAGTGAAGGGAGAGACCCGCTGGGACGGCTACAAGGTCCACCTCACAGAGACGTGCGAGCCGGACACTGCCCACCTGATCACCAACGTGATCACCACCAACGGTGCGGTCAGCGACGACCGCATGGCCGCCGCGGTCCACACCGGCCTTGCCGCACGGGACTTACTGCCCGAGGAGCACTGGGTCGACGCTGGCTATGCCAACGCTGCCGCCCTGACCGCGGCCCACCAAAATCACGGCGTCGCCCTGCACGGCCCGCTCAAATCCGTCACGTCCGCCCAGTCCAAGGGCGCAGCCGCCTTCGGACAAGAGGCGTTCACCATCGACTGGGACCAGCAGCAGGCAGGCTGCCCGAGCGGGCACGTCAGCAGCGTCTGGCGCGAGGCACGTAGCCAGCACGGCGCACCGGTCATCCGTATCCAGTTCTCGCCCCGCGACTGCAAACCGTGTCCCCGGCAGCCGGAGTGCATCAGCGCCAAGCCCGGAAGCCGTCGGCTCGCGCGCCGCGAGCTCACTCTGCGGCCACGCGCTGAACACGAGACCCTCCAGCAGGCACGCGCTCTCCAGCAGACAGACGGGTGGAAGGACCGCTACAAGATCCGCGCCGGTGTCGAAGGAACCATCTCTCAAGGTGTCACCGCCCACGGCCTGCGCAGATCCCGCTACCGCGGCCTGGCCAAAGCCAGCCTCCAGCACCAACTCACCGCGGCAGCGATCAACATCGCCCGCATCGACGCACACCTCACCGGGAAACCGCACGCCCCCACCCGCATCAGCCCCCTGGCAGCACTGCGCCCCACCGGATGA
- a CDS encoding carbon-nitrogen family hydrolase, translating to MRASLIQIAVDPDESVNSRRVRVASLVREQRDADLVVLPELWPVGAFAYESFADEAETVTGPTYEVMAKAAGDAGVWLHAGSVVEKAADGNLYNTSLVFSPAGELAGTYRKIHRFGFDKGEAVMMGAGDELVTVPLPGLTVGLATCYDLRFPELFRGLVDAGAQAFVVPAGWPARRREHWTLLARARAVENQAYVLACGTAGTHAGVEQAGHSVVVDPWGEVLAEAGPGEEVLRVELTAEKVTTTREQFPALKDRRLGVDAPPRT from the coding sequence GTGCGCGCCTCTCTCATCCAGATCGCAGTAGACCCGGACGAATCGGTCAATTCTCGTAGAGTGCGGGTTGCTTCGCTGGTACGCGAACAACGGGACGCCGATCTGGTTGTCCTGCCGGAACTGTGGCCCGTCGGCGCGTTCGCCTACGAGTCCTTCGCCGATGAGGCGGAGACGGTCACAGGGCCGACCTACGAGGTGATGGCGAAGGCCGCCGGCGACGCGGGCGTGTGGCTGCACGCGGGCTCCGTCGTCGAGAAGGCCGCGGACGGCAACCTCTACAACACCTCTCTCGTCTTCTCCCCCGCCGGTGAACTGGCCGGCACCTACCGCAAGATCCACCGCTTCGGCTTCGACAAGGGGGAGGCGGTGATGATGGGCGCGGGCGACGAGCTCGTCACCGTCCCGCTGCCCGGCCTCACCGTCGGCCTGGCGACCTGCTACGACCTGCGCTTCCCCGAACTCTTCCGCGGCCTAGTGGACGCCGGAGCCCAGGCCTTCGTCGTCCCGGCCGGCTGGCCCGCCCGCCGCCGCGAGCACTGGACCCTGCTGGCCCGCGCCCGCGCGGTCGAGAACCAGGCCTATGTCCTGGCCTGCGGCACCGCGGGGACCCACGCGGGGGTCGAGCAGGCGGGCCACAGCGTGGTGGTCGACCCGTGGGGCGAGGTCCTGGCGGAGGCGGGGCCGGGCGAGGAGGTCCTGAGGGTGGAGCTGACGGCGGAGAAGGTGACGACGACGCGGGAGCAGTTCCCGGCGCTGAAGGACCGCCGGCTGGGCGTGGACGCGCCGCCCCGGACCTAG
- a CDS encoding M18 family aminopeptidase: MSARSARFDGGHTDDLMSFLAASPSPYHAVANAAARLEKAGFRQVLETDAWDATSGGKYVLRGGAIIAWYVPEGAEPRTPFRIVGAHTDSPNLRVKPLPDTGAYGWRQIAVEVYGGTLLNTWLDRDLGLAGRLTLRDGSHRLVNIDRALLRVPQLAIHLDRSVNDGLKLDRQKHLQPIWGLGDVEEGDLIRFLEQESGLAEGDVAGWDLMVHSIEPPSYLGRDRELVAGPRMDNLLSVHAGTAALAAVAESGNLPCVPVLAAFDHEENGSQADTGADGPLLGNVLERSVFARGGTYEDKARAFAGTVCLSSDTGHAVHPNYAERHDPTHHPRANGGPILKVNVNQRYATDGSGRAVFAEACERAGVPWQTFVSNNAMPCGTTIGPITAARHGIQTVDIGVAILSMHSARELCGAQDPYLLANALSAFLES; this comes from the coding sequence ATGAGCGCGAGATCCGCCCGCTTCGACGGCGGCCACACCGACGACCTGATGTCCTTCCTGGCGGCGAGCCCGTCGCCGTACCACGCCGTCGCGAACGCGGCCGCGCGGCTGGAGAAGGCCGGATTCCGGCAGGTCCTCGAGACGGACGCCTGGGACGCCACGTCCGGCGGCAAGTACGTGCTGCGCGGCGGCGCGATCATCGCCTGGTACGTGCCCGAGGGCGCCGAGCCGCGCACCCCGTTCCGGATCGTCGGCGCCCACACCGACTCACCCAACCTGCGGGTCAAGCCGCTGCCGGACACCGGCGCGTACGGCTGGCGGCAGATCGCCGTCGAGGTGTACGGGGGGACGCTGCTCAACACCTGGCTGGACCGGGACCTCGGTCTCGCCGGCCGGCTCACCCTGCGCGACGGCAGCCACCGCCTGGTCAACATCGACCGTGCGCTGCTGCGCGTACCGCAGCTCGCCATCCACCTGGACCGCTCGGTCAACGACGGGCTGAAGCTGGACCGGCAGAAACACCTCCAGCCGATCTGGGGCCTCGGCGACGTCGAGGAAGGCGATCTGATCCGGTTCCTGGAGCAGGAGTCGGGCCTCGCCGAAGGCGACGTCGCCGGCTGGGATCTGATGGTGCACTCCATCGAGCCGCCGTCCTATCTGGGCCGCGACCGGGAACTGGTCGCCGGTCCGCGGATGGACAACCTGCTCTCGGTCCACGCGGGCACGGCCGCGCTCGCCGCCGTCGCCGAGTCCGGGAACCTGCCCTGCGTCCCGGTCCTCGCCGCCTTCGACCACGAGGAGAACGGCTCCCAGGCCGACACCGGCGCCGACGGACCGCTGCTCGGCAATGTGCTGGAGCGTTCGGTGTTCGCGCGCGGCGGTACCTACGAGGACAAGGCGCGCGCCTTTGCCGGCACGGTGTGCCTGTCCTCCGACACGGGCCACGCCGTGCACCCCAACTACGCCGAACGGCACGACCCCACACACCACCCGCGGGCCAACGGCGGCCCGATCCTCAAGGTGAACGTGAACCAGCGGTACGCCACCGACGGCAGCGGCCGCGCGGTGTTCGCCGAAGCCTGCGAGCGGGCGGGGGTGCCGTGGCAGACGTTCGTGTCGAACAACGCGATGCCGTGCGGCACCACCATCGGCCCGATCACCGCAGCCAGGCACGGCATCCAGACCGTCGACATCGGCGTCGCGATCCTGTCGATGCACAGCGCACGTGAACTGTGCGGCGCGCAGGACCCGTATCTGCTGGCGAACGCCCTCTCCGCATTCCTGGAGTCCTGA
- a CDS encoding D-alanyl-D-alanine carboxypeptidase family protein has protein sequence MAASPLATTAQAAVPIPTISAKGGFLLDQADGKPIYGKANNIRRQMASTTKLVTAITVLTQPGVDLNKKVTVKQAYRDYVVRQGASTADLRTGDKLTVRQLLSAMMLPSGCDAAYALADAYGTGTTTAARTSSFIGKMNAKAKQLGLVNTHFDSFDGISAAGANYTTPWDLAKFARHAMSSATFRDVVKATSYKTVATTSTGATRTYTWYNTNTLLGSYSGAIGVKTGTGTAAGPCLVFAATRGTKTYVGVVLASSSVTERTKDAAKLLDFGFGSTTARTMTVRTLPAGAQRD, from the coding sequence ATGGCGGCCTCGCCCCTGGCCACGACAGCCCAGGCGGCGGTGCCGATCCCGACCATCAGCGCCAAGGGCGGTTTTCTGCTCGACCAGGCGGACGGCAAGCCGATCTACGGCAAGGCCAACAACATCCGCCGCCAGATGGCGAGCACGACGAAGCTGGTGACGGCCATCACGGTCCTCACCCAGCCGGGCGTGGACCTCAACAAGAAGGTCACCGTCAAGCAGGCGTACCGGGACTATGTCGTCCGGCAGGGCGCGAGCACCGCGGACCTGCGCACCGGCGACAAGCTGACCGTCCGCCAGCTGCTGTCCGCGATGATGCTGCCGTCCGGCTGCGACGCCGCGTACGCCCTCGCCGACGCCTACGGCACCGGTACGACGACCGCCGCGCGCACCTCTTCGTTCATCGGCAAGATGAACGCGAAGGCCAAGCAGCTCGGCCTGGTGAACACGCACTTCGACTCGTTCGACGGCATCTCCGCGGCCGGCGCCAACTACACCACCCCGTGGGACCTGGCGAAGTTCGCACGCCACGCGATGAGCAGCGCGACCTTCCGCGATGTCGTCAAGGCCACGTCGTACAAGACCGTCGCGACGACGAGCACCGGCGCCACCCGCACGTACACCTGGTACAACACCAACACCCTGCTCGGCTCGTACAGCGGGGCCATCGGCGTGAAGACCGGCACCGGCACGGCTGCCGGCCCCTGCCTCGTCTTCGCCGCCACCCGCGGCACCAAGACGTACGTCGGCGTCGTCCTCGCCAGCTCCAGCGTCACCGAGCGCACCAAGGACGCGGCGAAGCTGCTGGACTTCGGTTTCGGCTCCACCACCGCCCGGACGATGACCGTGCGAACGCTTCCGGCCGGCGCTCAGCGCGACTGA
- a CDS encoding NHL domain-containing thioredoxin family protein translates to MATRARVRAPELIGKGGWLNTGDTQYTLADLRGRIVILDFWTFCCINCLHVLDELRELEEKHRDTVVIIGVHSPKFVHEAEHQAVVDAVERYQVHHPVLDDPELATWKQYAVRAWPTLVVIDPEGYVVAQHAGEGHAHAIEKLVEELEAEHAAKGTLRRGDGPYVAPEPVATHLRFPGKALVLPDGGFLVSDTTRHQLVRLSADAETVLQRYGDGERGLVDGGPERARFSEPQGLALLPGGHVVVADTVNHALRVLDLESGETSTVAGTGKQWWQGSPTNGPALDVDLSSPWDVAWWQGEVWIAMAGVHQLWAYDPGQGTVRVAAGTTNEGLVDGPVAEAWFAQPSGLAATEERLWVADSETSALRYVDREGAVHTAVGTGLFDFGHRDGAAGQALLQHPLGVTALPDGSVAVSDTYNHALRRYTPPLQEGHSGEVTTLATDLREPSDAVLLGEDIVVVESARHRLTRLRLPEEAVRVEAVAHRTQRAATEVAAGKLRLDVVFQAPAGQKLDTRYGPSTRLLVSSTPPELLISGEGVGTDLARDLEIDPAVFEGVLHVSAMAASCDDDPANEYPACHVHQQDWGVPVRVSGDGVTRLPLVLAGMDQE, encoded by the coding sequence ATGGCTACACGTGCACGCGTTCGGGCCCCCGAGCTCATCGGCAAGGGCGGCTGGCTCAATACCGGCGACACCCAGTACACCCTTGCTGACCTGCGAGGACGCATCGTCATCCTCGATTTTTGGACATTTTGCTGCATTAACTGCCTGCATGTCCTGGACGAGCTGCGCGAGCTGGAGGAGAAGCACCGCGACACCGTGGTGATCATCGGCGTCCACTCGCCGAAATTCGTGCACGAGGCCGAGCACCAGGCCGTCGTCGACGCCGTCGAGCGCTACCAGGTGCATCACCCCGTGCTCGACGACCCCGAGCTCGCCACCTGGAAGCAGTACGCCGTACGCGCCTGGCCCACCCTCGTCGTCATCGATCCCGAGGGCTATGTGGTCGCCCAGCACGCGGGCGAGGGGCATGCACACGCCATCGAGAAGCTCGTCGAGGAGCTGGAGGCCGAGCACGCGGCCAAGGGCACGCTGCGGCGCGGTGACGGGCCGTATGTCGCGCCCGAGCCGGTCGCCACGCATCTGCGCTTCCCCGGCAAGGCGCTCGTGCTGCCGGACGGCGGTTTTCTGGTCTCCGACACCACCCGTCATCAGCTGGTGCGGCTGTCGGCCGACGCCGAGACGGTCCTCCAGCGGTACGGAGACGGTGAGCGCGGGCTCGTCGACGGCGGCCCGGAGCGGGCACGGTTCAGTGAGCCGCAGGGTCTCGCCCTGCTGCCCGGGGGACACGTCGTCGTCGCCGACACGGTCAACCACGCCCTGCGCGTTCTGGACCTGGAGAGCGGCGAGACCAGCACCGTCGCCGGGACCGGCAAGCAGTGGTGGCAGGGCTCGCCGACGAACGGTCCGGCCCTCGACGTGGACCTCTCCTCGCCGTGGGACGTGGCCTGGTGGCAGGGCGAGGTGTGGATCGCCATGGCGGGCGTCCACCAGCTGTGGGCGTACGACCCCGGGCAGGGCACGGTACGCGTCGCGGCGGGCACCACCAACGAGGGCCTGGTCGACGGCCCGGTCGCCGAGGCGTGGTTCGCCCAGCCGTCCGGTCTCGCGGCGACCGAGGAGCGGCTGTGGGTCGCCGATTCGGAGACCAGCGCGCTGCGGTACGTCGACCGCGAAGGCGCCGTGCACACCGCCGTCGGCACCGGACTCTTCGACTTCGGTCACCGCGACGGGGCGGCCGGACAGGCTCTGCTCCAGCACCCGTTGGGCGTGACCGCGCTGCCGGACGGTTCGGTGGCCGTCAGTGACACCTACAACCACGCGCTGCGCCGCTACACACCTCCTCTTCAGGAGGGGCACAGCGGCGAGGTGACCACCCTGGCCACCGATCTGCGGGAGCCGAGCGACGCCGTGCTGCTGGGCGAGGACATCGTCGTGGTCGAGTCCGCGCGGCACCGGCTGACCCGGTTGCGGCTGCCGGAGGAGGCGGTGCGCGTGGAGGCCGTCGCCCACCGCACGCAGCGTGCCGCGACCGAAGTCGCCGCGGGCAAGCTGCGGTTGGACGTGGTCTTCCAGGCCCCGGCCGGCCAGAAGCTGGACACCCGGTACGGGCCCTCGACCCGGCTGCTCGTCTCCTCGACCCCGCCGGAGCTGCTGATCTCCGGCGAGGGCGTGGGCACGGACCTCGCGCGCGACCTGGAGATCGATCCTGCGGTCTTTGAGGGGGTGCTGCATGTCTCGGCGATGGCGGCGTCCTGCGACGACGATCCCGCGAACGAGTACCCGGCCTGCCATGTGCACCAGCAGGACTGGGGTGTTCCGGTGCGGGTGAGCGGGGACGGGGTCACGCGGCTGCCGCTCGTACTGGCCGGGATGGACCAGGAGTAG
- a CDS encoding LURP-one-related/scramblase family protein, which yields MKYLVRDKIFALGDDYWIEDEQGRQAFLVDGKALRLRDTLELKDPSGRVLITLRKKLLSLRDTMTVERGDTPLATIRRKRLSLLRNHYRVTLAEGTELDVSGRILDREFVVEYEGELLAHISKKWFRVRETYAVDVVREDADTALMIAVAVCVIRMAERERGGDDD from the coding sequence ATGAAATACCTCGTACGCGACAAGATCTTCGCGCTCGGTGACGACTACTGGATCGAGGACGAGCAGGGGCGCCAAGCCTTCCTCGTCGACGGCAAGGCGCTGCGGCTGCGCGACACGCTGGAGCTCAAGGACCCGAGCGGGCGGGTGTTGATCACGCTGCGCAAGAAGCTGCTGAGCCTGCGGGACACGATGACCGTCGAACGGGGCGACACACCGCTCGCCACGATCCGCAGGAAACGGCTCTCGCTGCTGCGCAACCACTACCGGGTGACGCTCGCCGAGGGCACCGAACTGGACGTCAGCGGCCGGATCCTGGACCGGGAGTTCGTGGTCGAGTACGAGGGCGAACTGCTGGCGCACATCTCGAAAAAGTGGTTCCGGGTACGGGAGACATACGCGGTCGATGTCGTCCGGGAGGACGCGGACACGGCGCTGATGATCGCGGTGGCGGTCTGCGTGATCCGCATGGCGGAGAGGGAACGCGGGGGCGACGACGACTAG
- a CDS encoding nitrate/nitrite transporter, which produces MSASAVALPGDPPGGRRAAAVWGIGVAVYFVAVIFRTSLGVAGLDAADRFDVNASALSTFSILQLLVYAGMQIPVGLLVDRLGTKKVLTIGVVMFTAGQLGFAFSPSYGMALASRALLGCGDAMTFISVLRLGSRWFPARRGPLIGQVAALFGMAGNLVSTIVIARMLHGLGWTATFAGSAAAGLVVLVLLVLFLKDHPEGHEPPPVQHAGPAFVRKQIARSWQEPGTRLGLWVHFTTQFPAMVFLLLWGMPFLVEAQDLSRETAGELLTLLVLSNMVVGLVYGQIIARHHAARVPLALGTVGTTALLWATTLGYPGDHAPMWLLITLCTVLGTCGPASMIGFDFARPANPPERQGTASGIVNMGGFVASMTTLLAVGVLLDATGGNYRIAFSSVFVLEAVGVGQILRLRARTVRRERERLVASRVEVVHVPA; this is translated from the coding sequence GTGAGCGCGTCCGCCGTCGCCCTGCCGGGCGATCCACCCGGCGGACGGCGGGCCGCCGCGGTCTGGGGCATCGGCGTCGCCGTCTACTTCGTCGCGGTCATCTTCCGCACGTCCCTGGGCGTCGCCGGCCTCGACGCCGCCGACCGCTTCGACGTCAACGCCTCCGCGCTGTCCACCTTCTCCATCCTCCAGCTGCTCGTGTACGCGGGGATGCAGATACCCGTCGGTCTGCTGGTCGACCGCCTCGGCACCAAGAAAGTCCTCACGATCGGCGTGGTGATGTTCACCGCCGGACAGCTGGGCTTCGCGTTCTCCCCCTCGTACGGCATGGCACTCGCCTCGCGTGCGCTCCTCGGCTGCGGTGACGCGATGACCTTCATCAGCGTGCTGCGGCTGGGCAGCCGCTGGTTCCCGGCGCGCCGCGGACCCCTCATCGGGCAGGTCGCCGCGCTCTTCGGGATGGCGGGCAACCTCGTCTCGACCATCGTCATCGCCCGGATGCTCCACGGCCTCGGCTGGACGGCCACCTTCGCGGGAAGCGCGGCGGCCGGACTGGTCGTCCTCGTACTGCTCGTGCTCTTCCTCAAGGACCACCCCGAGGGCCACGAGCCGCCACCCGTCCAGCACGCGGGGCCGGCTTTCGTACGCAAGCAGATCGCCCGGTCCTGGCAGGAGCCCGGCACCAGGCTCGGCCTGTGGGTGCACTTCACCACCCAGTTCCCCGCGATGGTGTTCCTGCTGCTGTGGGGAATGCCCTTCCTGGTCGAGGCGCAAGATCTGTCCCGGGAGACGGCCGGGGAGCTGCTGACCCTGCTGGTGCTCTCCAACATGGTGGTGGGCCTGGTGTACGGGCAGATCATCGCGCGTCACCATGCGGCCCGGGTCCCGCTCGCCCTCGGCACGGTAGGGACGACCGCACTCCTGTGGGCGACCACCCTCGGGTACCCCGGCGACCATGCCCCGATGTGGCTGCTGATCACACTGTGCACGGTCCTCGGGACCTGCGGGCCCGCATCGATGATCGGCTTCGACTTCGCCCGCCCCGCCAATCCCCCGGAGCGGCAGGGAACAGCGTCGGGCATCGTCAACATGGGCGGCTTCGTGGCCTCCATGACGACACTGCTGGCGGTCGGGGTGCTGCTGGACGCGACCGGCGGCAACTACCGGATCGCGTTCTCGTCGGTGTTCGTGCTGGAGGCCGTCGGGGTCGGGCAGATCCTGCGGCTGCGGGCACGTACGGTGCGGCGGGAGCGGGAACGGCTGGTGGCGAGCCGGGTGGAGGTCGTGCACGTACCGGCGTGA